One region of Candidatus Micrarchaeota archaeon genomic DNA includes:
- a CDS encoding mRNA surveillance protein pelota has translation MKIVKRMLKHSQGRRFEGSVVLIPETIDDLWYLYRIIEPGDFVKAKTYRTYKPTESSKQERKPVTITIDVEKKEFSEYHRSLRLTGRIVDGYPSEFVQMGSYHTLELKPHLTVTVSKRWLNTHLSMLDEASKRSEVSDILIVVVDEEKALFAEVKPRGVSYGSELYSGLSKREPHYEERLQKFVTEIIDKVKEFDGPIVIAGPGFVKDMVKNKIMEEYPELSERVVFESCSHAERNGIVELINRGVLDRVIGKTTLKRDREVLEEFKTHLGKETGYVVYGLEPVSKALEYHALKRLVVLDSLLSDVRIRELIAKAEDNHVEVTFVSNESDVAEELKGFSGVIGFLYYPLSLD, from the coding sequence ATGAAGATTGTTAAAAGAATGCTCAAACATTCGCAGGGTAGAAGGTTCGAGGGTTCTGTTGTGTTAATCCCGGAAACCATCGATGATTTATGGTATCTTTATCGTATTATAGAACCGGGCGACTTTGTGAAAGCCAAGACATACAGAACCTATAAACCTACCGAATCTTCCAAACAGGAACGCAAACCCGTTACCATTACTATAGATGTAGAGAAAAAAGAATTTTCCGAATACCACAGGTCCCTTAGATTGACGGGACGTATTGTAGACGGTTACCCTTCTGAATTTGTTCAGATGGGTTCCTATCATACATTGGAACTTAAACCACATCTGACTGTGACGGTTTCTAAACGATGGTTAAATACTCATCTGTCTATGCTTGACGAAGCGTCGAAACGTTCTGAAGTGTCGGACATTTTAATAGTCGTGGTGGATGAAGAGAAGGCGTTGTTTGCTGAGGTTAAACCGCGTGGTGTTTCGTACGGTTCGGAACTGTATTCTGGATTGTCCAAACGCGAACCGCATTACGAAGAAAGGCTTCAAAAGTTCGTAACAGAAATCATAGATAAAGTGAAAGAGTTTGACGGACCGATCGTTATAGCGGGTCCGGGGTTTGTTAAAGATATGGTCAAGAACAAAATTATGGAAGAGTATCCAGAGCTCAGTGAAAGGGTGGTTTTTGAATCGTGTTCGCATGCGGAGAGGAACGGTATCGTAGAACTTATCAATAGAGGTGTTCTTGACAGGGTGATAGGTAAGACCACTCTTAAACGTGACCGTGAAGTTTTGGAGGAGTTCAAGACACATCTCGGTAAAGAAACAGGGTACGTGGTTTACGGACTTGAGCCGGTCAGTAAAGCTCTCGAATATCATGCCTTGAAGAGGTTGGTTGTTCTCGATTCTCTATTGTCCGACGTTCGTATTCGCGAACTTATTGCAAAAGCCGAAGATAACCATGTAGAGGTTACGTTTGTTTCAAACGAATCCGATGTTGCGGAAGAACTGAAAGGGTTCTCCGGGGTTATAGGTTTTCTTTATTATCCGCTGAGTCTAGATTGA